AATGTTTTGCGTGAGTTGAAATAAGAGGTCTTTTACCCCTTGCTGAGTAGCCAATACATATAGTATACAAATAGTTATTGAGTTTGagatgatttcaatattattgtggtgtattttttttttagtaCTTGAAAGACTAAAATATCTTATCAATATTGTTAATAGATGTTAGAGGGTAAGATTTTAGTGGAATTATATCTTTTGAAAACCGTTTGCttaatgaagaaattacTATTCatccattattattattaataAGCAATAGATACTAGCCCTTAGCTAGAATTACAACAGCTAACGGTAACATATAGATAAATAAAGAGTACTCATCTTAATCACTCATTTGTTGCTAATAACCATTTGTTATGGCACTAGAATGCATGAGGTAAAGTAACGTATTGGCTATGTTGACAACTAGAAGCCACTTTAATTATGCTACATGTATTTTCTGACttaaaaaaagtaaacTGCTAACTAAAAcctttgaaaagaaatacGAGTGTTAGCCGTTATTATAATTAATGGAATTATGAGACATTTGTTTTAATAATTAGTAATGATGATAGCAATACATAAATATGAAATATGAAAATTGGTGATACAGCTTACACCTTTTTTCCCCAAACAAGATTTGGTCGGATGGTCTAGTTGGTTATGGCATATGCTTAACACGCATAACGTCCCCAGTTCGATCCTGGGTTCGATCAAATACTTCTTTAATGCTTTGGTGGCCCAGCTGGTTAAGGCGTCAGTCTCATAATCTGAAGATCGCGAGTTCGAATCTCGCCTAGAGCATTATACCGTTATTTTTTGCTCCCTTTTTTACTTGAAGTTATGCATTCATATCTTCTACAAATGTTCCCATTTTATGTTTCTGTATAATCtgctcaaaaaaaaacatctAAGGTCTATTACTGTCGCCAGTATTTAGATATTACAAGGAAGATACTTTGCTAAATAATCTGACATGAAATTTACAAGTTTGCTTTGCCACACTATTTTGCTTTTTGTACATACTTGCTTTGCTGGTAAAACTCAACAACAGTCTAAGAACAATGAGACTGTCgttgaaatcaatcacAAATGTATTAAGTCAGAATATATAATCAAAACTTCAGGCGAATTAGCAGCTATTTCCAGCTGTAGTATTCTTTCTGGAAGTGTTtgcattgaaaatttcaattcaGATACTTTATATTTGGGACAAATACAGGAAATCCACGGGGACTTGATAGTTAAGAATTCAAGCCAAATAATTAAGATGGAAGCACCAgatttgagttttgttGAGGGTAAACTTGAGTTGAACACTTTGAATTCTTTAACATACAtttcatttccaaaattagAGACTGTCGATGCGTTACAGTGGGAAGTTTTGCCCATTTTGacttttgttgatttagAAGCAggaatcaaaaatataaattcTGTTACAATGGCAGATACTTCTTTAACGGGGTTTGGGGGACTCAATACTGAGACCCTTAGAACATTGAAcatcaataataacagGTTTTTAGAAAAGATTGAATCCACAGTATCTAAAATAACTGGTGATTTATTAATAGCTGCAAACGCTGACAACGTTCATGTCTCTTTGCCCAATTTAACTACAGTGACAACCTTAACTATTAAAGACACTGAATCAATTAATATGGAAAATTTACAAGTAGTGGGGAAAAGTGCAGACTTTAGTCATaatagttttcaaaaattggaTTTGTCACATTTAAGATCTTTGGGTGATACTTTAAGTATCATTAAGAATAAAAACTTGAATGAAGtgaaattggaaaaattaaCAGAAGTGAGTGGTGGCTTaattattattgataatcATGATCTCAATAACCTTGacttttttatttccttgAAGTCGGTTGGTGGCGCAACTGAGTTTCAAGGTGACATACAAAGTAACCATTTCTCCAAACTTAAAGTTATTAAAGGCAGTGCAATACTGAAATCTTCCAACAAAGGATTTGATTGTGCGGATTGGATGAAGAACGAAGTTGGTAAAGTTGTTAGGGGAGGGAAAGTTGAATGCGGTAGTGGAAAATCTAACACAACTGAAATTTTATTAGTTGATGAAGACGGCAAAAGTGTACAGGGTGGAACTGTAATAAATGACAATAAGGAAACTGGCTCTAGGAGTGGCTTCactaaacaaaaaagtGGTGCTACTACAAGCAAACTTTCTAGAAAGATGGCCACCTTAATATCTATTTACATAATCGGGTTTTTAATTCAGTTGATTTGATCTTTAGCTGTTTTTCGCAACCTGCTTTATACATTTTCTAGTTACTAGTAAAACACCAACAAAACACACAACATTTGCCCTGAATAAATAATGTAAAACCATTAGCTCTTGTTTTTAAACCTCTATACACATGCACTTTCTGTAGGGTTACTCTTGCGAAAATAAATTCCTAAAAAGGTCCGGCACAGCCGTACCCCCTCGAATATTACCATGGTAATTCTTGATAAGGATTTACCAGAAATCGAAAGTGGCCGATAACCACGTTATGAGCATCTACTTAATCTGTTTCCGACCATTGTGAAACATATAATATGAGTTTTGACCTAAAGGAATCAAGGGTGGAGGTATATGACAGCTTCCAAGTTAACGTTGCTAAACCCCAAACAAACAATGATCTCTTTCTCACTGATATTTTGGATACCCCTACCTCGATATCGCTTGTTGACAACAATCCAAAGCCGgattttaaaatttcattGAACTCCCAACCCACTGTTTCTAAGCCACgtcgaaaaagaaaaacactGTCATGCGAGGTCTGTAGAAAGGCGAAGGTTAAATGCAGATTTTTACAGAAGGATGTCTGTGAGCGTTGTGACAGGTTACGCTTGTCGTGTAATTCCAAAGTCACAGATATTGATACAAGCAAAGTTCAAAATATAGAAGGAAGTTTAGAAGTTTTAGCAAATAATGTATCAAACCTATTTAATCTACACACTCAAAATATAATCAtgtttgatcaaatcaGCAAAAGGTTAGATGCGCTAGAAGCGAAAAACCTTGAAAGTGTAAAAGATGATATTTCCTTACCATCACGTGAAGATGAGTTAGCACCATCTGTCCTGATAGAGAAAGTCCGAAGTGCACTTTTGCAGAAGCCTAATATGGAagagaaaaccaaatttgaGATTGCCTGTGATCTGTTTATCCATTTTTACTCAGAGCATGAAAAAATTTGTCTAGATCTATCAAAGGAGTTTCTTGATATTTCACATTATTATATTATACCTGGGGGCATAAGTATAATCGATAAAAAGTATGTGTGCGAACATCCTTTGATTACTTGCGTATTTGTGAACATTGCCTTGATGTTGTCAGCAGACTATAAAAACTCCCAAATTCATCTAGAAATTTGTTCaatcttgaaga
The window above is part of the Pichia kudriavzevii chromosome 1, complete sequence genome. Proteins encoded here:
- a CDS encoding uncharacterized protein (PKUD0A11630; similar to Saccharomyces cerevisiae YCL048W (SPS22) and YDR522C (SPS2); ancestral locus Anc_1.25); the protein is MKFTSLLCHTILLFVHTCFAGKTQQQSKNNETVVEINHKCIKSEYIIKTSGELAAISSCSILSGSVCIENFNSDTLYLGQIQEIHGDLIVKNSSQIIKMEAPDLSFVEGKLELNTLNSLTYISFPKLETVDALQWEVLPILTFVDLEAGIKNINSVTMADTSLTGFGGLNTETLRTLNINNNRFLEKIESTVSKITGDLLIAANADNVHVSLPNLTTVTTLTIKDTESINMENLQVVGKSADFSHNSFQKLDLSHLRSLGDTLSIIKNKNLNEVKLEKLTEVSGGLIIIDNHDLNNLDFFISLKSVGGATEFQGDIQSNHFSKLKVIKGSAILKSSNKGFDCADWMKNEVGKVVRGGKVECGSGKSNTTEILLVDEDGKSVQGGTVINDNKETGSRSGFTKQKSGATTSKLSRKMATLISIYIIGFLIQLI